The proteins below come from a single Azospirillum thiophilum genomic window:
- the ctaD gene encoding cytochrome c oxidase subunit I: MTLPGDRSPPPGPLPDSLPSPLPRPPGEEEALRRLWRLPTGLARLTAVNNSVVGVWYIATALLFFLIAGLLALAMRVQLAVPENTLLDHGTYNQFFTVHGTGMMFLFAVPIVEAIGVYLLPAMLAARDLPFPRLSAFAFWAYAFGGISFFCSLIFDAAPDGGWFMYPPLTSFQFSPGINADFWLLGIGFIEISAIAGAIEIVVGILRTRPPGMTLDKLPIYAWSMLVMAGMIIFAFPAVIVATALLEIERAFHWPFFIAAKGGDPLLWQHLFWFFGHPEVYIIFLPAAGLVSTMVPALARRPLVGHDWVVLALVGTGFFSFGLWVHHMFATGIPSLSLSFFSAASMAVAVPSGIQVFAWIATLGGGRVQWTTATRFLMGFLFIFVLGGLTGVMVAVVPFDWQVHDSYFIVAHLHYVLIGGMVFPVFAGLYHWWPLLDGRMLSERLGGWAFWLMFIGFNVTFFPMHLSGLLGMPRRVYTYPGDLGWNALNLISTAGSFVLALGVLLVLVDMARSVLGRGRRAPGNPWNAGTLEWLPGRLYATRSIPHVTGRYPLWDTPDLPREVEAGAHYLPGAPTGRRETIVTAPLDARPQYLMQLPGPHWGPFLAGLFTAAHFLMLTVQWYQASLVPAVLAVAMVMWWLWGLDRGADRPPQDIGGGWRVPVYVQGPKSHSWWGVVVLLLVDGTAFACLIFTYLFLWTVSPEVWPDAARLPGLEWLGGGLALWMLAALAIGWASRSLGRDRQGALRIGLLLAWLAMLAAVLFDGQAQFRSGVKGAESAYGAIAWMLVAWQAFHVAVMTLMIGFTLARSLAGLMHAERRVTFDNTMLMGWYSAAQGAVALLLLHLFPRLAV; this comes from the coding sequence ATGACCCTGCCCGGCGACCGCTCCCCCCCTCCCGGTCCTCTTCCGGACTCCCTTCCCAGCCCCCTGCCGCGCCCGCCGGGGGAGGAGGAGGCGCTCCGCCGGCTGTGGCGGCTGCCGACCGGGCTGGCGCGGCTGACGGCGGTCAACAACTCCGTCGTCGGCGTCTGGTACATCGCCACGGCGCTGCTGTTCTTCCTGATCGCCGGGCTGCTGGCGCTCGCCATGCGCGTGCAGCTGGCGGTGCCGGAGAACACGCTGCTCGACCATGGCACCTACAACCAGTTCTTCACCGTCCACGGCACCGGCATGATGTTCCTGTTCGCCGTGCCGATCGTCGAGGCCATCGGCGTCTACCTGCTGCCCGCCATGCTGGCGGCGCGCGACCTGCCCTTTCCCCGCCTGTCGGCCTTCGCCTTCTGGGCCTACGCCTTCGGCGGGATCTCCTTCTTCTGCTCGCTGATCTTCGACGCCGCTCCTGACGGCGGCTGGTTCATGTACCCGCCGCTGACCAGCTTCCAGTTCTCGCCCGGCATCAACGCCGATTTCTGGCTGCTCGGCATCGGCTTCATCGAGATCTCGGCGATCGCCGGCGCCATCGAGATCGTCGTCGGCATCCTGCGCACCCGGCCGCCGGGCATGACGCTGGACAAGCTGCCGATCTACGCCTGGTCGATGCTGGTGATGGCCGGCATGATCATCTTCGCCTTCCCGGCGGTGATCGTCGCCACCGCCCTGCTGGAGATCGAGCGCGCCTTCCACTGGCCCTTCTTCATCGCCGCGAAGGGCGGCGACCCGCTGCTGTGGCAGCATCTGTTCTGGTTCTTCGGCCATCCGGAGGTCTACATCATCTTCCTGCCGGCCGCCGGGCTGGTGTCGACAATGGTGCCGGCGCTGGCGCGGCGCCCGCTGGTCGGGCATGACTGGGTGGTGCTGGCGCTGGTGGGAACCGGCTTCTTCAGCTTCGGGCTGTGGGTCCACCACATGTTCGCCACCGGCATCCCGTCGCTGTCGCTCAGCTTCTTTTCCGCCGCCAGCATGGCCGTCGCGGTGCCCAGCGGCATCCAGGTCTTCGCCTGGATCGCCACGCTCGGCGGCGGGCGGGTGCAATGGACCACGGCGACCCGCTTCCTGATGGGCTTCCTGTTCATCTTCGTCCTGGGCGGGCTGACCGGCGTCATGGTGGCGGTCGTGCCCTTCGACTGGCAGGTCCATGACAGCTACTTCATCGTCGCCCACCTGCATTACGTGCTGATCGGCGGGATGGTGTTCCCGGTCTTCGCCGGCCTGTACCACTGGTGGCCGTTGCTCGACGGGCGGATGCTGTCGGAGCGGCTGGGCGGCTGGGCCTTCTGGCTGATGTTCATCGGCTTCAACGTCACCTTCTTTCCGATGCATCTGAGCGGCCTGCTCGGCATGCCCCGGCGCGTCTACACCTACCCCGGCGACCTCGGCTGGAACGCGTTGAACCTGATCTCCACCGCCGGTTCCTTCGTGCTGGCGCTGGGGGTGCTGCTGGTGCTGGTCGACATGGCGCGCAGCGTGCTGGGGCGGGGCCGGCGGGCGCCGGGAAACCCCTGGAACGCCGGCACGCTGGAATGGCTGCCCGGCCGGCTCTACGCGACCCGCAGCATCCCCCACGTCACCGGCCGATACCCGCTGTGGGACACCCCCGACCTGCCGCGCGAGGTGGAGGCGGGCGCCCATTACCTGCCCGGCGCGCCGACCGGACGGCGCGAGACCATCGTCACCGCCCCGCTCGATGCCCGGCCGCAGTACCTGATGCAGCTGCCGGGGCCGCATTGGGGGCCGTTCCTGGCCGGGCTGTTCACGGCGGCGCATTTCCTGATGCTGACCGTGCAATGGTACCAGGCATCACTGGTTCCGGCCGTGCTGGCCGTCGCCATGGTGATGTGGTGGCTGTGGGGCCTGGACAGGGGCGCGGACCGCCCGCCCCAGGACATCGGCGGCGGCTGGCGGGTTCCGGTCTATGTCCAGGGGCCGAAGAGCCATTCCTGGTGGGGCGTCGTGGTCCTCCTGCTGGTCGACGGCACCGCCTTCGCCTGCCTGATCTTCACCTACCTGTTCCTGTGGACGGTCAGCCCGGAGGTCTGGCCGGACGCCGCCCGCCTGCCCGGGCTGGAATGGCTGGGCGGCGGGCTGGCGCTGTGGATGCTGGCGGCGCTGGCGATCGGCTGGGCGAGCCGCTCCCTCGGCCGCGACCGGCAGGGCGCCTTGCGGATCGGGCTGCTGCTGGCGTGGCTGGCCATGCTCGCGGCGGTCCTGTTCGACGGACAGGCCCAGTTCCGCAGCGGCGTGAAGGGGGCCGAGAGCGCCTATGGCGCGATCGCCTGGATGCTGGTGGCTTGGCAGGCCTTCCATGTCGCGGTGATGACGCTGATGATCGGCTTCACCCTGGCGCGCTCGCTGGCCGGGCTGATGCACGCCGAACGGCGGGTGACCTTCGACAACACGATGCTGATGGGGTGGTACAGCGCGGCCCAGGGGGCCGTGGCCCTGCTGCTGCTGCATCTCTTCCCGCGCCTGGCGGTGTGA
- a CDS encoding c-type cytochrome — protein sequence MIRLLVGLVAGLAATGLAGALLFAWSGLYSVAATKEHWPPIRWFLDMAMRNSVETHALFIEAPDLDDLALIERGAAHFENGCAPCHGAPDAPRNPVSQRMMPPPPDLPGRVADWKPRELYWVTRHGLRYTGMPAWPAPEREDEPWAVAAFLLRLDGMSAEEYRRLAFAEAPPARRARLTELAGREEGALQTCTRCHGRDGAGSNTGAFPRLSGQRAAYLYESLRAFASGERPSGMMQPVVAGLDEDTMRALSGHYAGQTNAPSPPVPEAEPALLELGRSLATAGDPQAGVPACSGCHGPDNDPRYPSLDGQHAGYIGDQLRLWRTGTRADTPLSRIMGAAVRTLTEEQIRAVSLHYARIRPLQAAPPQAEPDKAATGDAGGEP from the coding sequence ATGATCCGGCTCCTGGTCGGGCTGGTCGCCGGGCTGGCCGCCACCGGCCTTGCCGGTGCCCTCCTGTTCGCCTGGTCCGGCCTCTACAGCGTCGCGGCGACCAAGGAGCATTGGCCACCCATCCGCTGGTTCCTGGACATGGCGATGCGGAACTCCGTCGAGACGCACGCCCTCTTCATCGAGGCGCCGGACCTGGACGACCTCGCGTTGATCGAACGGGGTGCCGCCCATTTCGAGAATGGCTGCGCCCCCTGCCACGGCGCACCGGACGCGCCGCGCAACCCGGTTTCGCAGCGCATGATGCCGCCCCCGCCCGATCTGCCGGGGCGGGTGGCGGACTGGAAGCCGAGGGAGCTGTATTGGGTGACCCGGCATGGTCTGCGCTATACCGGCATGCCGGCCTGGCCGGCGCCGGAGCGGGAGGACGAACCCTGGGCGGTCGCCGCCTTCCTGCTGCGGCTCGACGGCATGAGCGCCGAGGAGTACCGCCGCCTTGCCTTCGCGGAGGCGCCGCCCGCCCGCCGGGCCCGGCTCACCGAGCTGGCCGGCCGGGAGGAGGGCGCCCTGCAAACCTGCACCCGCTGCCATGGTCGCGACGGTGCCGGCAGCAACACGGGGGCCTTCCCGCGGCTCTCCGGCCAGCGCGCCGCCTACCTGTACGAGTCCCTGCGCGCCTTCGCGAGCGGCGAGCGCCCCAGCGGCATGATGCAGCCGGTCGTGGCGGGGCTGGACGAGGACACGATGCGGGCCTTGTCCGGGCATTACGCCGGCCAGACCAACGCGCCCAGTCCGCCGGTGCCCGAGGCGGAACCGGCCCTGCTGGAGCTGGGGCGCAGCCTGGCGACGGCCGGCGATCCCCAGGCGGGCGTTCCGGCCTGTTCCGGCTGCCACGGGCCGGACAACGACCCGCGCTATCCCTCCCTGGACGGCCAGCACGCCGGCTATATCGGCGATCAACTGCGGCTTTGGCGGACGGGCACGCGCGCCGACACGCCGCTGTCGCGAATCATGGGCGCCGCCGTGCGCACCCTGACGGAGGAGCAGATACGGGCCGTGTCCCTCCATTACGCCCGTATCCGGCCGCTCCAGGCGGCACCGCCCCAGGCAGAACCGGACAAGGCGGCAACAGGCGATGCCGGCGGCGAGCCCTGA
- a CDS encoding YbaB/EbfC family nucleoid-associated protein, with translation MKNIGNMMKQAQQMQAKMQEMQASLEQVEVTGQSAAGMVVVTVNGKSEMKKVKLDKSIVDPEDVEVLEDLIVAAFNDAKKKVEQHVAEETSKMMGGLKLPPGMKLPF, from the coding sequence ATGAAGAATATCGGCAACATGATGAAGCAGGCCCAGCAGATGCAGGCCAAGATGCAGGAAATGCAGGCGAGCCTGGAGCAGGTCGAAGTGACCGGCCAAAGCGCGGCCGGCATGGTCGTCGTGACCGTCAACGGCAAGAGCGAGATGAAGAAGGTCAAGCTCGACAAGTCGATCGTCGATCCCGAGGACGTCGAGGTTCTGGAGGATCTGATCGTCGCCGCCTTCAACGACGCCAAGAAGAAGGTGGAGCAGCATGTCGCCGAGGAGACCTCGAAGATGATGGGCGGGTTGAAGCTGCCGCCGGGCATGAAGCTGCCCTTCTGA
- a CDS encoding HNH endonuclease, whose protein sequence is MAPPPDHCPALVLNADFRPLSYFPLSLWSWQEAVKAVFLERVNIVSHYDRVVRSPSFELRLPSVISLKEFIPATRRPAFTRFNVFLRDRFTCQYCGRPFPTQDLTFDHVVPRSRGGRTTWENVITSCSACNLAKGDRLPHVCGMIPLSPPFQPSAYELQENGRAFPPNFLHESWRDFLYWDSELDPM, encoded by the coding sequence TTGGCTCCACCACCCGATCACTGTCCGGCTCTGGTGCTGAACGCGGATTTCCGCCCGCTCAGTTACTTCCCCTTGTCGCTATGGTCCTGGCAGGAAGCGGTCAAGGCGGTCTTTCTCGAACGGGTCAACATCGTATCGCACTATGACCGGGTCGTCAGATCCCCCAGCTTCGAACTCCGATTGCCCAGCGTCATCTCGCTGAAAGAGTTCATCCCCGCCACCCGCCGCCCGGCCTTCACCCGCTTCAACGTCTTCCTGCGCGACCGCTTCACCTGCCAGTATTGCGGCCGCCCCTTCCCCACCCAGGATCTGACCTTCGATCATGTGGTCCCGCGGTCGCGCGGCGGCCGGACGACGTGGGAAAACGTCATCACCTCCTGTTCCGCCTGCAACCTGGCGAAGGGCGACCGGCTGCCGCATGTCTGCGGCATGATCCCCCTCAGTCCGCCCTTCCAGCCGAGCGCCTACGAACTGCAAGAGAATGGACGTGCCTTCCCGCCAAACTTCCTTCACGAAAGTTGGCGGGATTTTCTTTATTGGGACTCGGAACTGGATCCGATGTAG
- a CDS encoding demethoxyubiquinone hydroxylase family protein, with product MSETSFPNSGPNASRTRHPSASRGALPGDLPRRDRLARIVRVDHAGEYGAKRIYEGQIAVIGKGRHGKTLRHMAEQELEHLEYFERQLTRRRVRPTLLQPLWHVTGFLLGAGTALLGERAAMACTVAVEEVIERHYEAQLKELGPDEQELADSIRKFQAEEVEHRDIGLVNEAELAAGYPVLTAAIKAGTRAVIWVAERV from the coding sequence GTGAGCGAAACGAGCTTCCCGAACTCTGGGCCGAACGCCAGCCGAACCCGCCATCCGTCCGCGTCGCGGGGCGCGCTGCCCGGCGACCTGCCGCGGCGCGACCGGCTGGCCCGCATCGTCCGTGTCGACCATGCCGGCGAATATGGCGCGAAGCGCATCTACGAGGGCCAGATCGCCGTGATCGGCAAGGGCCGCCACGGCAAGACCCTGCGCCACATGGCCGAGCAGGAGCTGGAGCATCTGGAGTATTTCGAGAGGCAGCTGACCCGGCGCCGCGTGCGCCCGACCCTGCTGCAGCCGCTGTGGCACGTCACCGGCTTCCTGCTGGGCGCCGGCACTGCGCTGCTGGGCGAGCGGGCGGCGATGGCCTGCACCGTCGCGGTGGAAGAGGTGATCGAGCGGCATTACGAGGCGCAGTTGAAGGAACTCGGCCCCGACGAGCAGGAGCTGGCCGACAGCATCCGCAAGTTCCAGGCGGAGGAGGTCGAGCATCGCGACATCGGCCTCGTCAACGAGGCGGAGCTCGCGGCCGGCTATCCGGTGCTGACCGCCGCGATCAAGGCCGGCACGCGGGCGGTGATCTGGGTGGCGGAGCGGGTTTAG
- the coxB gene encoding cytochrome c oxidase subunit II — MALPSLWTPRMRPSRVTTALGSALLAACEGRQSALAPAGDGARETLDATWILFGGGAAIFVAVMALALYAVAVPPERFRGGRGWVVGGGLLFPIAALTLLQLYEFGLTRRLAATPEPALVIEVTGAMWWWDVRYRIPGQEPVRSANEIVLPAGRPVEIRLDSADVIHSFWIPSLAGKLDMIPGRVNRLSLTPETPGVYRGQCAEYCGAQHALMAFAVVVEPPDRFDAWLAGQRRPAAEPADPLLERGRDAFFAFGCQSCHTVRGTPADGRLGPDLSKVGGRRSLGAGSLPNGAGPLAGWIAGAQHLKPESRMPSFDVMDADTLHALAAWLESLT; from the coding sequence ATGGCCTTGCCTTCGCTGTGGACGCCGCGCATGCGCCCATCCAGGGTGACGACCGCCCTGGGCTCGGCGCTTCTTGCCGCGTGCGAGGGACGGCAGTCCGCGCTGGCTCCCGCCGGCGACGGCGCGCGGGAGACCCTGGACGCCACCTGGATCCTGTTCGGTGGCGGAGCGGCGATCTTCGTCGCCGTCATGGCCCTGGCGCTCTATGCCGTGGCCGTCCCGCCGGAGCGCTTCCGGGGCGGGCGCGGCTGGGTGGTCGGCGGCGGCCTTCTCTTTCCCATCGCCGCGCTGACCCTGCTGCAACTGTACGAGTTCGGGCTGACGCGCCGGCTCGCCGCCACGCCGGAGCCTGCGCTGGTGATCGAGGTCACCGGCGCCATGTGGTGGTGGGACGTGCGCTACCGCATTCCGGGCCAGGAGCCGGTGCGCTCGGCCAACGAGATCGTCCTTCCGGCGGGCCGGCCGGTCGAAATCCGCCTGGACAGCGCCGACGTGATCCACAGCTTCTGGATCCCGAGCCTGGCCGGCAAGCTCGACATGATCCCCGGCCGAGTCAACCGGCTGTCCCTGACCCCCGAGACGCCCGGCGTCTATCGCGGCCAGTGCGCCGAATATTGCGGGGCGCAGCACGCGCTGATGGCCTTCGCCGTCGTCGTCGAGCCGCCGGACCGCTTCGACGCGTGGCTGGCCGGTCAGCGCCGGCCGGCCGCGGAGCCGGCCGACCCGCTGCTGGAGCGGGGGCGCGACGCCTTCTTCGCCTTCGGCTGCCAGTCCTGCCACACCGTGCGCGGAACGCCGGCCGACGGGCGCCTCGGCCCCGACCTCAGCAAGGTCGGCGGACGGCGGTCGCTCGGCGCCGGCAGCCTGCCGAACGGGGCGGGGCCGCTGGCCGGCTGGATCGCCGGCGCCCAGCATCTGAAACCCGAAAGCCGCATGCCATCCTTCGACGTGATGGACGCGGACACCCTGCACGCGCTGGCCGCCTGGCTGGAGAGCCTGACATGA
- the gluQRS gene encoding tRNA glutamyl-Q(34) synthetase GluQRS — MSDLVTRFAPSPTGHLHLGNAHSALFGWTMARGGGRFLLRIEDIDRNRCRPEYERDLIEDLAWLGLDWDGPVRRQSDHFDDYRAALARLGALGVLYPCFCTRKDIAAEIAAEIAGAGAAPHGPDGPLYPGTCRHRPAEERTERIAGGEAWALRLDVAAASRLTGRLRWHDRGRGWQEAVPELLGDVVLARKDTPTSYHLSVTVDDHLQGVTLVTRGEDLFFATHLHRLLQALLGYDPPDHHHHGLLRNAAGERLAKRDRAQTLRSLRDEGRSPAEIRAMAGFPG, encoded by the coding sequence ATGAGCGACCTCGTCACCCGCTTCGCCCCCAGCCCGACCGGGCATCTGCATCTGGGCAATGCCCATTCCGCCCTGTTCGGCTGGACCATGGCCCGCGGCGGCGGGCGCTTCCTGTTGCGGATCGAGGACATCGACCGCAACCGCTGCCGTCCCGAATATGAACGCGACCTGATCGAGGATCTGGCCTGGCTCGGCCTCGACTGGGACGGTCCGGTCCGGCGCCAGTCCGACCATTTCGACGATTACCGCGCCGCCCTGGCCCGGCTCGGGGCACTGGGCGTGCTCTATCCCTGCTTCTGCACCCGCAAGGACATCGCCGCCGAGATCGCGGCCGAGATCGCCGGGGCCGGCGCCGCCCCGCACGGCCCCGACGGGCCGCTCTATCCCGGCACCTGCCGCCACCGCCCGGCGGAGGAGCGGACGGAGCGGATCGCCGGCGGCGAGGCCTGGGCGCTGCGCCTGGACGTCGCCGCCGCATCCCGGCTGACCGGCCGCCTGCGCTGGCACGACCGCGGCCGGGGATGGCAGGAGGCGGTGCCGGAGCTGCTGGGCGACGTGGTGCTGGCGCGCAAGGACACGCCGACCAGCTACCATCTCAGCGTCACCGTCGACGACCATCTCCAGGGCGTGACGCTGGTCACCCGCGGCGAGGATCTGTTCTTCGCCACCCATCTGCACCGGCTGTTGCAGGCGCTGCTGGGCTACGATCCGCCCGATCACCATCATCACGGCCTGCTGCGGAACGCGGCGGGAGAGCGGCTGGCTAAGCGCGACCGCGCCCAGACGCTGCGCTCGCTCCGCGACGAGGGTCGCAGCCCGGCCGAGATCCGGGCGATGGCCGGCTTCCCCGGCTGA
- a CDS encoding DNA polymerase III subunit gamma/tau, with amino-acid sequence MTDTTADSTALSAPAPAPATGLAYRVLARKYRPKTFDELIGQDALVRTLSNAIQSGRIAQAFMLTGVRGVGKTTTARIIARALNCTGPDGTGGPTVSPCGVCDNCRAIAEDRHVDVMEMDAASHTGVDDIREIIDGVRYSPVSARYKLYIIDEVHMLSKSAFNALLKTLEEPPSHVKFVFATTEIRKVPVTVLSRCQRFDLRRVDAQVLKEHFTRITALEGAEIEGDAAALVARAADGSVRDGLSLLDQAIALAAGTVTAQQVRDMLGLADRTRVIDLFESAVSARPAEAMDILSDLHRVGADPVVILQDLLDLVHNLTRLKVVPDSANDPSLPEAERTRGAALSGKLGMPALTRAWQLLLKGLGEVQAAPVPQQALEMVIVRLSYAADLPTPGELIRQFQAQQANGGGANGGAPMGRGQGGGPGGGPVAVATHAVARSNGSAQPQAVMAAAPAPAAIAAGEELSPMPPDFRNLVQLFSDRREGALYGYLMETVQLVRMEPGRLELKLRPAAPPTLPAKVGQFLTEWTGQRWIVALSDGQAQPTLAEQEKAEKRRAWSEAEANPVVRAVIEAFAGAKIVEVRDLAEVAAAESAAVADDGETPDFIVQQQDDGVYYPLDDEGEY; translated from the coding sequence GTGACCGATACCACCGCCGACAGCACCGCCCTTTCCGCCCCCGCCCCGGCTCCCGCCACCGGGCTGGCCTACCGGGTGCTCGCGCGCAAATACCGGCCGAAGACCTTCGACGAGCTGATCGGCCAGGACGCGCTGGTCCGCACCCTGAGCAACGCCATCCAGTCCGGCCGCATCGCCCAGGCCTTCATGCTGACCGGGGTGCGCGGCGTCGGCAAGACCACCACCGCCCGCATCATCGCCCGCGCGCTGAACTGCACCGGCCCCGACGGCACCGGCGGGCCGACGGTCAGCCCCTGCGGCGTCTGCGACAATTGCCGCGCCATCGCCGAGGACCGGCATGTCGACGTGATGGAGATGGACGCCGCCAGCCACACCGGCGTCGACGACATCCGCGAGATCATCGACGGCGTGCGCTATTCTCCCGTCTCGGCCCGCTACAAGCTCTACATCATCGACGAGGTCCACATGCTGTCCAAGAGCGCGTTCAACGCGCTCCTGAAGACGCTGGAGGAACCGCCGAGCCATGTGAAGTTCGTCTTCGCCACCACCGAGATCCGCAAGGTGCCGGTGACGGTGCTGTCGCGCTGCCAGCGTTTCGACCTGCGCCGCGTCGACGCCCAGGTGCTGAAGGAGCATTTCACCCGCATCACCGCGCTGGAAGGGGCGGAGATCGAGGGGGACGCCGCCGCCCTGGTGGCGCGCGCCGCCGACGGGTCGGTGCGCGACGGGCTGTCGCTGCTGGATCAGGCCATCGCGCTCGCCGCCGGCACCGTCACCGCGCAGCAGGTGCGCGACATGCTTGGGCTGGCCGACCGCACCCGCGTGATCGACCTGTTCGAGTCCGCCGTCTCCGCCCGCCCCGCCGAGGCGATGGACATCCTGTCAGACCTGCACCGGGTCGGCGCCGACCCGGTGGTGATCCTGCAGGACCTGCTCGATCTCGTCCACAACCTGACCCGGCTGAAGGTGGTGCCCGACAGCGCCAACGACCCGTCCCTGCCGGAGGCCGAGCGCACGCGCGGAGCGGCGCTGTCGGGCAAGCTCGGCATGCCGGCGCTGACCCGCGCGTGGCAGCTGCTGCTGAAGGGGCTGGGCGAGGTGCAGGCGGCGCCGGTGCCCCAGCAGGCGCTGGAGATGGTGATCGTCCGCCTGTCCTATGCCGCCGACCTGCCGACCCCGGGCGAGCTGATCCGCCAGTTCCAGGCCCAGCAGGCGAATGGCGGCGGGGCGAATGGCGGCGCGCCGATGGGCCGCGGCCAAGGCGGTGGTCCAGGCGGCGGCCCGGTCGCGGTCGCCACCCATGCGGTCGCGCGCTCCAACGGCTCAGCCCAGCCGCAGGCCGTCATGGCGGCGGCGCCCGCCCCGGCCGCCATCGCGGCGGGCGAGGAGCTGTCGCCGATGCCGCCGGATTTCCGCAACCTTGTGCAGCTGTTCTCCGACCGGCGCGAGGGCGCGCTTTACGGCTATCTGATGGAGACGGTCCAGCTGGTGCGGATGGAGCCGGGCCGGCTCGAACTCAAGCTGCGCCCGGCCGCGCCGCCGACCCTGCCGGCCAAGGTCGGACAGTTCCTGACCGAATGGACCGGCCAGCGCTGGATCGTCGCCCTGTCCGACGGGCAGGCCCAGCCGACGCTGGCCGAGCAGGAGAAGGCCGAGAAGCGCCGCGCCTGGTCGGAGGCGGAAGCCAACCCGGTGGTCCGCGCGGTGATCGAGGCCTTCGCCGGCGCGAAGATCGTCGAGGTCCGCGATCTGGCCGAAGTCGCCGCGGCGGAGAGTGCAGCGGTTGCGGATGACGGCGAGACACCCGATTTCATTGTTCAGCAGCAGGACGACGGGGTCTATTACCCCCTCGACGACGAAGGAGAGTACTGA
- a CDS encoding disulfide bond formation protein B: MTTKPPTSPLFCRVLDDPRVASLLLALASAGVLLSALFFQFVLDYQPCVLCIMQRWPYVAVMAFGLVTWLFRRWKGLGDALLVASGFALLAGAGIAAYHVGVEQHWWAGTSSCGGSAPVNSIEALRAQVMAAPVTRCDEVAWSLFGISMAGYNVAISLALAAYAFVAARIAYTRTPVSRTAL, translated from the coding sequence ATGACGACCAAGCCCCCGACCTCCCCCCTGTTCTGCCGCGTCCTCGACGATCCCCGCGTGGCCTCCCTGCTGCTGGCGCTGGCCAGCGCCGGGGTGCTGCTGTCGGCGCTGTTCTTCCAGTTCGTGCTGGATTACCAACCCTGCGTCCTCTGCATCATGCAGCGCTGGCCCTATGTGGCGGTGATGGCGTTCGGGCTGGTGACCTGGCTGTTCCGCCGCTGGAAGGGGCTGGGCGACGCGTTGCTGGTGGCGAGCGGGTTCGCCCTGCTGGCCGGCGCCGGGATCGCCGCCTATCATGTCGGGGTGGAACAGCATTGGTGGGCCGGCACCTCCTCCTGCGGCGGGTCGGCGCCAGTCAATTCGATCGAGGCGTTGCGCGCCCAGGTGATGGCCGCCCCGGTCACCCGCTGCGACGAGGTGGCATGGTCGCTGTTCGGCATCTCCATGGCGGGCTACAATGTGGCGATCTCGCTGGCGCTGGCGGCCTACGCCTTCGTCGCCGCGCGCATCGCCTACACCCGCACCCCGGTGTCGAGGACCGCATTGTGA
- the recR gene encoding recombination mediator RecR encodes MIGPEIERLIQLLSKLPGLGPRSARRAALHLMKRRDSLLVPLSEAMAAAGESIRACSVCGNLDSRDPCTVCADHSRDRSVICVVEDPGDLWALERTRAFHGTYHVLGGLLSALQGVGPDDLNISGLAERAKDPAVREVILALNATVDGQTTAHVVTDRLTDADVSVSRLAHGVPVGGELDYLDDGTLTAALKARRPL; translated from the coding sequence ATGATCGGACCTGAAATCGAACGCCTGATCCAGTTGCTGTCCAAGCTGCCGGGACTCGGTCCCCGGTCGGCGCGGCGGGCGGCGCTGCATCTGATGAAGCGGCGGGACAGCCTGCTGGTGCCTTTGTCGGAGGCGATGGCGGCGGCCGGCGAATCGATCCGCGCCTGCTCCGTCTGCGGCAACCTGGACAGCCGCGACCCCTGCACCGTCTGCGCCGACCACAGCCGCGACCGCTCGGTCATCTGCGTGGTCGAGGACCCCGGCGACCTGTGGGCGCTGGAACGCACCCGCGCCTTCCACGGCACCTACCATGTGCTGGGCGGCCTGTTGTCGGCGTTGCAGGGCGTCGGCCCCGACGACCTGAACATCTCCGGCCTCGCCGAACGGGCCAAGGATCCGGCGGTGCGCGAGGTCATCCTGGCGCTGAACGCCACCGTCGACGGCCAGACCACCGCCCATGTGGTGACCGACCGTCTGACCGATGCCGACGTCTCGGTCTCCCGCCTCGCCCATGGCGTGCCGGTCGGCGGCGAACTGGACTATCTCGACGACGGCACGCTGACCGCGGCGTTGAAGGCACGGCGGCCGTTGTAG